A genomic region of Lodderomyces elongisporus chromosome 5, complete sequence contains the following coding sequences:
- the OSH3 gene encoding Oxysterol-binding protein 3 (BUSCO:EOG09261QYO), with protein METLEIHSKDFLIKWITAPENSVIDWQVRPLKKSINFAFYQKTDVTSANSQNSTSTPESNSGASTPTADSPHLNSRLRANSTASVNQFKKANDVYRSKSRTSTLSSIGESNLELVKNYNKLVANELVKGKFETTTGGTFAFVFDNSFSKTIAKSVQFSVEVELQKPLPQQENNTIRQNDQHVFEDTQSGNGTISAGEILQSVMLKKRRKKLQGFVKRYFVLNFKRGTLSYFKVDDNKLRGQMPIKDAIVSANASSRQLIIDSGMEVWQLKTINKADFNAWVNAFNAIKKEDSQQPAVLPTGSSSSSSHAFAQASGSAAPIQSLSLIASKISKLQLEQPSPLVDEIHQEITTLLEKFRSDTGSASSDSQSLFSSEFHDAEEHFDDEGVVFLDDGGYPSQQDDEEDQVAEESSDDDDDDDDDDDDDDNNDYYSKGAAPDAAGGAAAVGTVGDQQQQQQQQQSQQQIPPQKQDLPQPTISEEDNLWPLPHEPVSRNSDVPVCTHTPPSLLSFVRKNVGKDLSTIAMPVTYNEPTTVLQKFAEMLEYPEIVTNALGSDFPDGSGEKLLRIAAFALSSLSSTRSKERNKRKPFTPLLGETYELVREDLDFRLVSEKVSHRPPVFAYHVDTENWTMDFAVSPSQKFWGKQSEVTTKGLVVLTDKHTGEEFTWTQATQMIKNIIAGETYAEPTGTVSIKSSNGYKAVAEFAKGGMWSGRSEGVTIKVYDNKKKELPYTVFGNWTESFTLKTNSTEKSIWEAGELVPNEKKKYGFTVFAGTLNKITDMEKGQLPPTDSRLRPDLQAYEKGDVDTAENLKVKLEQDQRDRRKQLEDVGQEYVPQFFRFSGKGPLDEGKWEYITGERSYWSRRKRQDWAGLTKLW; from the coding sequence ATGGAGACTTTGGAAATTCATTCCAAGGATTTCTTGATCAAATGGATCACGGCACCTGAAAACTCTGTCATTGATTGGCAAGTAAGACCCTTGAAGAAATCCATCAATTTCGCATTTTATCAGAAAACTGATGTAACTTCTGCAAACTCACAAAACTCCACGTCAACACCAGAATCAAATAGCGGCGCCAGCACACCAACAGCTGACTCACCACATTTGAATTCAAGGCTTAGAGCCAACTCCACAGCCTCAGTCAATCAGTTCAAGAAGGCTAATGATGTTTACAGATCCAAATCAAGAACATCAACGTTGTCATCGATTGGAGAGTCCAACCTTGAGTTGGTGAAGAATTACAACAAATTGGTTGCCAATGAATTGGTTAAAGGTAAATTTGAAACCACCACTGGAGGAACGTTTGCCTTTGTGTTTGacaattctttttccaaaacaatTGCCAAATCAGTGCAATTCTCCGTTGAGGTTGAGTTGCAAAAACCATTAccacaacaagaaaacaatactATTCGACAAAATGACCAACACGTGTTTGAAGATACACAAAGTGGCAACGGCACAATCAGTGCAGGCGAGATCTTGCAAAGCGTTATGttaaagaagagaagaaaaaagttgcAGGGTTTTGTTAAGCGTTACTTTGTCTTGAATTTCAAACGGGGTACATTATCCTATTTCAAAGTCGATGATAACAAGTTGAGAGGCCAGATGCCCATCAAGGATGCCATAGTTTCGGCAAACGCATCAAGTCGACAGTTGATCATTGATTCAGGAATGGAAGTATGGCAATTGAAAACCATCAATAAAGCTGATTTTAATGCATGGGTCAATGCATTTAATGCAATTAAAAAGGAGGACTCCCAGCAACCGGCAGTATTACCTACAGGCTCATCCTCATCGTCATCACACGCTTTTGCACAAGCTTCGGGCTCTGCTGCTCCAATACAGTCATTAAGTTTGATAGCCCTGAAGATAAGCAAATTGCAATTGGAACAACCATCCCCATTGGTGGATGAAATTCATCAAGAAATTACTACATTGTTGGAAAAATTTAGAAGTGACACTGGTAGTGCTTCTTCAGATTCACAgtcattgttttcttcaGAGTTCCATGACGCAGAAGAACactttgatgatgaaggtgttgtgtttttggATGATGGAGGATACCCATCTCAACAggatgatgaagaggatCAAGTTGCAGAAGAGTCCTCagatgacgacgacgatgatgatgatgatgatgacgatgacgataaCAATGACTATTATAGTAAAGGAGCAGCTCCAGATGCTGCAGGTGGTGCTGCAGCTGTAGGAACAGTCGGAGaccagcaacagcaacagcaacagcaacagtcTCAGCAACAAATACCACCACAAAAACAGGATCTTCCACAACCAACAATTTCAGAAGAAGACAATTTATGGCCATTACCTCACGAGCCAGTTTCTAGAAACTCTGACGTTCCGGTGTGTACGCACACTCCACCATCATTATTGAGCTTTGTTCGTAAAAATGTTGGAAAAGATCTTTCCACCATTGCTATGCCAGTCACATATAATGAACCGACAACGGTTTTGCAGAAGTTTGCCGAAATGTTGGAGTACCCTGAAATTGTTACCAATGCTTTGGGATCCGATTTTCCTGACGGTTCAGGAGAGAAATTATTGAGAATAGCTGCGTTTGCCTTGAGTTCTCTTTCCTCTACACGttccaaagaaagaaataagcGTAAGCCATTTACACCATTGCTCGGCGAAACGTATGAGTTGGTTCGTGAAGATTTGGATTTCAGGTTGGTTTCAGAAAAGGTTAGTCACCGACCACCAGTGTTTGCATACCATGTTGATACTGAGAATTGGACGATGGATTTTGCTGTATCGCCATCACAGAAATTTTGGGGTAAGCAATCCGAGGTAACAACTAAAGGTTTGGTTGTATTGACAGATAAACATACGGGTGAGGAGTTTACTTGGACTCAAGCAACACAaatgataaaaaatatCATTGCTGGAGAAACTTATGCAGAGCCTACAGGAACTGTGAGTATCAAATCATCGAATGGGTACAAGGCAGTTGCTGAATTTGCCAAGGGAGGTATGTGGAGTGGCAGATCCGAAGGAGTTACCATAAAGGTTTACGacaataaaaagaaagagttgCCATATACGGTATTTGGAAACTGGACTGAGAGTTTCACACTAAAGACAAACTCTACCGAAAAGAGCATATGGGAAGCTGGTGAATTGGTGCcaaacgaaaagaaaaagtatggTTTTACTGTGTTTGCCGGTACTTTGAACAAGATTACCGATATGGAAAAAGGTCAATTGCCTCCAACCGACTCAAGACTCAGACCTGACTTGCAGGCATACGAGAAAGGCGACGTTGATACTGCtgaaaatttgaaagtGAAGTTGGAACAGGATCAAAGAGACAGAAGAAAGCAATTAGAGGACGTCGGACAGGAGTACGTGCCACAGTTTTTCAGGTTTTCTGGAAAGGGACCCCTTGACGAGGGTAAATGGGAATATATCACTGGCGAAAGAAGCTATTGGAGTaggagaaagagacaaGATTGGGCGGGATTGACCAAATTATGGTAA